The genomic region TTTGGATTCGTTTGTAGAGGGTTTTGAAAGGGCGGCCTTACAGGCGAATTTTATTGCTCTAGGTGTCGATTTTTTTAAGTTGGATCCTAGTAAGATCGTCCGAGATGGGAAGATGGTTGAGGATGATGGtgttgccgaagatgaggcagaGAATATTTAGTATTTTAATGTAGTTTTGTTTTGGTAAAATCTGACCGATTTGTTATGTCGTCGGGCGATTGCTTGCTGAGCCACGCGTTGTCGCAGTGTGGCTGTTTCCCTTATTTCTTCGATGAGATCCAGCTCGGCTCGCCGGGCTTCATCCTGATTGCTGAGTTGAGTTCGGACCGAGCTGTGTGAGACTTCTAAGGGTATCATAGCTTCAGAGCCATATACTAGGCGAAATGGTGTCTCCTTTGTTGATGACTGAGGTGTTGTGTAACCCCAAAGGATTTTTGGTATTAGAGTTTATGTAACACTTGGCGTAATGGGTGATCAGTCTTCACATGGACAACATGACTTTGGAAGTAAGGTCAGAGTCTTCTTGCTGAGAAAACTAGTGCTAAAGCCAGCTTTTCAATTCTCAGGTAATTGAGCTTGGCATGTTGAAGAGTTTTGCTGACAAAGTATACTGGATATTGAGTTTTGTCCCTTTCTGTAACAAGAGCAAAGCTTATAGCCCAATCAGTTACTGATAAATACAGGAATAAGTCTTCCccttgatggagtttctgtaagATCGGTGGTTAGGAGAGAATAGTTTTTAGTGTTTGAAAAGCTCTCTCGCAATCGTCGTTCCAGtgaaatttgtttttcttttttatcgtTCGGAAAAAAGGAGTGGATTTTGAAGCTAAGCATGGAACAAATCTGGATAGTGCAGCCAGTCTTCCGGTGAGGCGTTGGACTTCCTTTACGGTTTTTGGGCTTGTCATTTCCAGAACTACTCGGCATTTGTCTGGATTCACCTCAATGCCCTTGTTTGTCAGTGAAAAACCTAAGAATTTACCTCCCTGAACTGCGAAGGCGCACTTTTCTGGGTTTAGACGCATGTTGTAGTTGCGAATTTGCCCGAAAATCTCTGATAAGTCGTCAATATGGTTTTTTCCGAGCTGTGTCTTGGCGACCATGTCGTCGACATACACTTCGATGTTTCTGTCGATTTGTTTTGCGAAGACTTTGTCCATAAGTCCCTGGTAGGTTGCTCCTACATTCTTTAGTCCAAAGGGCATAACTTTATAGCAGTAGTTACCGAATTCAGTAATAAATGCCATTTTATTTTGATCAGAGGGATGCATGAGGATTTGATTATAAcccgaataagcatccatgaaactCAAGGTAGCATAACCGGAAGCGTTATCTACCAAAGAATCTATGGATGGTAAAGGGTAAGAATCTTTCGGGCAGGCTTTGTTTAAATcagtaaagtcgacgcacatgcgccacttaccattttgtttccttaccattaccacatttGCTAGCCAGGTAGTAAATCTGATTTCCTTGATGAACTCTGCATTGATCAGCTTTTGAGTTTCTTCTAATgatgcttttttcttttcttcgccGAGGTTCCGTTTCTTCTGTTGTACTGGTCGTGCAGACGGGTTTATTGCTAATTTGTGGCTGATTATCTGTGGATCGATGCCGGGCATGTCGGAAGgtgtccatgcgaagaggtcggcttgtgTTTGTAAAAAGGTGGTGATGGCTTTTAGTTCAGCATCGTCTAGGGATATACCTACATAAGTAAATTTGTTAGGATTATTATGAAAATATACTTTCTGTAAGTCTCCAGATGGTGTAGGTCGCTCCAGAAAGTCGGCTCGTGGGTCAAGGTCGGCTAATGCCGAGTTGTTTGCTGCGTGGTGTAGGTTGTTGACTTGTTGTTTGAAATGGGTTGGTAGCTTCATGCTGATGTTGTAGCATTGGCGCGCCTCTTTATGATCTCCATGGATTGTTACAACCTGGTTATGCTACAAAGGGAACTTGACACACAGGTGAACTGTAGATACAATGGCGCTGAACTTATTCAAGAAAGGTCGGCCTAGTATGAGGTTGTATGGGCTAAAGCAATCAACAACTAAATATTGAATATCACATGTTTTGGAAACATGATGCTCAcccagtgtggtttgtaaccacactgaCCCCAATATTGGTCATCGCTCACCCGAGAACCCCACGAGGAGACCTCCTGTTTGCTGGAGTGCGTTGTCGCTGAGCTTCATTTTTTGGAATGTTGTGTAGAATAGAACGTCGGCGCTGCTTCCTGGATCCAGAAGTACTTTCCTTACCAATAGATCGCCCAATTGAAGGGTGATGACTACAGGGTCATCCAAGTTGTTTATGTTTGAATTAAAGTCGGCGTGTGTGAATGTCACTTGGGGGAGTTGTGTTGTGAGAGTTGCATCAGGACGGGACCCATCTACCGAGCATCTAGCTCGGTATGATCGTTTTCTTGCCGAGCTTGATGATCCTCCGCCGGTGTATCCACCTGAAATACAATTGATTATACCTCGGGGCTTTTCAtattgatttagtgttgtccttTCTTTTCCTCGGTGCTGTTGTTCTAATGAATCCTCGTTCCTTGAAGGTGTGGAACATTTTTGAATGTGACCACCGATGTACTTATCGAGGTGGCCTTGCCGAGCTAAACGTTCTAAAAGATCCTTTGCTACCACACAATCATCAGTGGTGTGGCCCTGCTTCTGGTGGAAGGCACAATATTTAGATTTGTCTACATTCTTAGTGTCTTGGTAGGTGCCGgcctttcttggtggcttgatgagttttgaatttagaaTTTCTTTGATGATGTCCTTCCGTTTAGTGTTAAACTGCATGTAAGAATCAAAGCGAGGTGTTAGTTTAAAACCTTTCTTACTGTTCGGAGTTCTGTCATCGTCTCTGTAGTTCAGTTTGTCAGATTTTCGAGCTTGTCTGAGCTCCTCGATATCGATTTGGCCTTTGGCTTTCTCCCGGAACTCGGCAAGAGTTTTGGGCTTGGCTACCGCAATTATTTCCTGGAACTTCCCAGGTCGGAGGCCGCTCTTGATTGCGTGCAAATGGACTTCGGGATGGAGGTCGGGTATGCTGATGGCGACTTTTGTGAAACGGGTCATATAGTCCTTCAAACTTTCGTTTTGTCCTTGCTTGATTGTATTCAGATATTCAGAATCATGCTGGTATATTGCTGATCCAGCGAAGTGATCTTCAAATAGCTTGGCCAGTTGCTGAAATCGCGAGATAGAACCTGCAGGCAAAGCAcacaaccaatcaagtgcaggaccgtctaaatAATTTGGAAAACAGCGGCATAAAATAATATCTGATGCGCCGTTGACGATCATTATTGATCGGAACTTTTTGAGAAACTTCTTTGGGTCTCCGAGCCCATCATAAGGTGTGAGGGTTAGTGGCAAGGTGAATCTCTTTGGCAATTCGAAGTTCATCACTTCTTTTGTGAAGGGTCCCACAAGTTCGTCGGACTCTCCCTTGTGATCTTCGGGTTGAACTTCGTTGGATCGGATAGTCTCCGAGACGTGTAATGGTTGAGAATGATGTTCATTATCTTCTGGTTGCTGATGATGAGTCTCGTCATGTTTTATCCGAACATGATTCAACTCGGCGATTTGAGCAGCTATTATTTGATTTTCATCGCCATCCGTTGATTGGCTTGTTGTAGCTCAGCTATCATCCGCATAAGTTCGGACAGTGAAGGAGGTGGTACGTCAGCCATGGGCGTAAGCAAGGGTAACGGGACCAAAAGAAGAATTTGATTtcctcggccccacggtgggcaccAATTGTTCTTGCTTGTGAAATAGAGGTATCAACTGAGCTTATGCGCTTTGAGGCTGATCGTCCGATCCTTGAATTCCGAGCTTTTCTTTTCTGGTGTGACGTGAATAACGCGAACAAATGAGGGGGGAgtatacctgcaaaggcactccgaagcttaagtcagTATATTGTGCTATATCTCACTTACCGAAGAAAATACTTTACCTGGCTTTTATATGGTAGACTGCTCGGCTGTTACGTCTTTAGTGTTTAAAGTCGGTTACAAAAAGGTAGGTAACGTCCCTTGATTGCGTTACCGTTTTGTCGTCGGTTATGACGGAGCATTTATCTGACCGAGTTATGGCTTATGAATGGAAGAGCTATAACGGACCATGCCGAGTTATAGCTCGTTTATGACGACCATATCaggtataaaaaaaattagcagtGATAAGAGTTTTATTTTCgtaattaatttgaaaaatgaAATGTAAATTTTGTTTATATGTACTTTATCATCTAATATAATACTTTTAGACTAATATATAAGTTCTTCGACGGTGATGCGAATGTTCTTCATAAATAAATTATTGGGACTTTTAAAACCAACTATCCATTTGTTGAATGATGTTCTATGATGTAATTTTGATGTGGTTGTGCCAAAGTTAAAGCAGTTGAAAAGATTTTCGATAATTTATGTGAGAAATTAatataaataactaaataagtaACTTAGACAAAATTAGTAGAAAAAGCGGATAAAAGTGTGATTAagaaaaattatgagataaaaatcTAACTAATAACTAGGgatgttcgcggtgcggtttggttcggttttaagagaaaaagtcatccgattcgaacgcttaatttatgtgcggtgcggttggatgaaatttttttagaaatccgatccgattcgatccgattacaagcggtttggatcggtttggatttgcggttttttaaataaaaaaaaataaatacatataacaagtctcaacatcgaattttaaataatcaacaatgacataacaagtcttaacaatatcttaaaaaactaACGATaatataacaatagaaataaaattataggttaattaaaataaataaataaataatattttgaacataaaatatttattaaataataataatacatgaataatagaaaaatgtataacaaattgaacatattataagtataattgtaaatataataatattatagcacattgtgcggtttggattggattggatcggttatgaaaagtagatccgaaatccgatccgatccagcggtttgcaaaaaatagaatccaatcaaatccgaattaatGCGGTTTTAATTGGTTTTCGGTTTGGATCGGATTGGATGAGcagtttaatttggatcggtttgaatttgaacacccctactaataacttttgtgatttgtatctATCAAGTAATCATCAATGATGTTTTAATGGTATAAAATTTTATTCAATAGTGTGagactcatttttcttttgatagttatatgctggccagaatttaataaaattactgGCCCGCTCGACTTTTCCAACAAGATAATCAAGACCTCTGACCTTCTTCCTCCCTCCTCCATCTCTTGAGAGTTTTCAGCACTGCTGCATCATAAAAAACCGTCACAGAGGAGCTTGGAGGGGTTCATGTTCTCACTTCCAAGTCTATTTTTAATTAAGAAGAGCGCACAATGCACAAGAACATGGAGATCTTCCGAGAAGACGTGCAACATCTGTGAAACGAATGGGAGCTGAGGACGCTGGTTTTGCTAAGCCTAACATGGCAGGTTATCCTCATCATATGTGGCTCATGGAGGAAGCGTGCCCGTGGTAACTTCATCAGCATCGTGGTTTGGGTAAACATATCTGTCAGCAGATTGGTTAGCCACAGTTTCGCTGGGCACACTTgccagaaaccaaggagatgtaGGCAAACAAGATAGGAACTACACCCTGCAGGCCATTTGGGCTCCCTTCCTTCTCCTCCATCTCGGAGGTCCTGACACAATCACTGCTTACGCCTTAGAAGACAACACTTTATGGCTACGGCATTTGCTCGGTCTAATTGTCCAAGTTTCCGTGGCTTTTTATATCTACTTAAGATCTTGGAGCACCAGTGCCTTCACTTTTATAGCTATACCAGTGTTTGTTTCTGGGATCATTAAGTATGCAGAACGCACTTGGTTCTGAGATCAGCTAGCCCAGAACAACTTGAAGAATCTTTGCTCTCCGCTCAGTGCATACAACTTCCAAGTCTCAATGACCGTTATGGCAGTCCCCAGCTGGAGTATGTTCACAGAGGATACTACTTGTTTCCTGTGCTCAAGCGTCTCTATGCCAATCTGAGCCTAAGCTTAGCAGAGGGTCTGCGAATCTACCCATTGATGAAAAAGGAATGTGTGGAGAACATTGAGGATTATGAGGAACAGAGTTGTTCCTGTGTGGATAGCCGATTCTGAGGTAGAGCTAGTTGAGTTGCAAGTTCAAGCTCGCCTCTCCTTCCTTCAAGAACGGCAGCGGTGggcacctgcaaaggcactccaacgctcaagttagtAAGAGTGTGAGTAATAGAGATGATATTCAGAGTGAATAACGTACCTCCTTCATGTCAGGAGTAGATATATTTATAGAGTTACTTAGTGAGTCTGATATTGTGGAGCTGTTATTGAGTGGGTGATAACTGCTCTTTAGTGCTCTTCTTTAGAGAGATTTGCGGAGAGATTCCTGTACCCATTTGGGTTGGCACGCAGTTGTTTGATTTAATAGGATAAGTCTGTTAGGAGATCAAAGTACGTACTCTCCACGTACTCCTGAAATATCACGTGtatatttagttttaattatattcCGATTTATAGTTTTACCTTAGCCGAATTATAGCCAACGGACGGAACAAGAGTAATTATGCTTTTAAACTGGTTGAGGTCCAGTTGGGTTTTTTGTATGACTTGCTTTACACAAAATCAGCTACAATTTACTGTCTACGAGGTCTCATTTTCCGCTTCATTAGTGTTTTATGCATAGTGTCTGCTCTAGCTACATGTGTTGTCTTCCATAATGTTCATGTGCATGAGTACTCAAGGGTTGACATTTATATAACATATTGTTTACTTATTGGGGCTATTTTACTCGAGCTTTATGCATTTGTGTCCCTTGTTTTCTCGGATTGAACTTTGAATTGGCTAGTCAACAAACATAGTTCACTGCAGAATTTCATATGCTAGGTTTTGTCTTGTCAGAAAAGGTGGTCAGGGGGTTAGCTCAACACAACTTGTTGAATTTTTGCATGAAGAAGAGGGTAACAAGATGCATTGGAAACAATTTTCTTTTCATGATAGAATTATACTGGCAAAGGACATGGGAAGATGCAGATGCTcaaaggctgcgtttgtttttagagacagggcagaacatgacactgaaacggagacactaaaaattattttttgtgtattatgtttggatacgaTGGACAAGACACTAACGTAATGtttagtattatgtttggatacacatggacaagactaaaatattatatgaaatgactaaaatagccctgtgattccaaattttctacctcaatacaaattaatttaataaaaaatgagagtacgtaggagtacagacggaacttgaaaaaaatatttgaagaggcaaaaaattttaataaaaaatatattagtatttatattaaaataaaatttataaatataattattttattttaaaatttattattaatatgtaggaatacatatggttaagattaacaaaaaaaataaatttgagtttgattaataaaaaattttgtttaagttaataagccaaattaattttaaataaaaaattaatttaaaaaaaaaaatcaatttttaaatgaaaaacaattagtttttgcatataaaaatctatttttatttaaaaaactattttttttatctaaaaactgatttttctttaaattatataaaatcaattataatttataaattattttttagcattttaaaagattaattttacttttgctaatatttatctttcaaaagttttaagattaattatttttgttattatttttattacaaatcaaataatataatataaggttaaaatggtattaaagtaaaacgataaaaagaaaagaattatctACCCCCAATAAAAAATTATACAAGAAGGAGAGAGTACctgaaaaagaaagagatagaggAAAAACAGGAAGAAAAAAGTATCTCTGAACAACgcaataggaaaaataaaaatgGGTAACagtgaaaaaaaaggaaaacaaaatttataaaattgtccATGTCCACTCTTCCAAATTCCGTatccatcattgtccttcgtgaTAAATATGTCCACTGCCCATGTCTCTCTGCTTTCAAAACACTGTTTAAACAAGTGTTGTCCATGTTTCCGTGTCCTGCCGCCGCATCTCACACAAAAACGAGAGCCGTACAGCAGACAAGGATTTGATTATAATTTTCTCAAGAAATTGCTTTCTTATAAAGGTGACAATGCTTTGATTGACTTCCAAAATATTAGCTGGAGCGTTGACGTTGAATTTGGTCATAGCTTACTCATTTGGCATATTGCAACCGATATATGCTATTATTCTAGAATAGAAGAATCCGAAAAGGACTACAGGGAAGCGAGCAAAAGAATATCCGATTATATGTTGTATCTTTTACTCATGCGTCCACTCATGCTGCCTAAATGGATCAACAGGATTACTCACCTTCGGAACACTTTCAGGGAAGCCACAAGTATATTGCATCGCAACCAGCAGCCAGTGAAAGATGCTGCAAGCGCTTCAAAATCGCTTATTCAAATGCATAGGCAGTGTCACCAGCCACTCCAACAACTTCGAAGGGAAAGGGCTAGCAAGTCTTTGCTCCATGAAGGGTGCCGCCTTGCTTTACAGATTGAAGATCAGAGTTTCTCATGGGAAGTGATATGTAATGTGTGGATAGAGATGCTTACTTATGCTGCAAGTCAGTGTGAATGGGAGGCACATGGTCAGCGACTCCGAAGAGGAGGAGAATTTCTCACTCATGTTTGTCTTCTCATGGCGGAACTTGGTTTGAGCAAACAATATGACATTGCGCCGAAAACACCCAGTGTAGAAACTAGAAAGCCAAAATGAAGGATGGGGATGTACAACAAGGACATCACTGGGTTCTTGCTCATAAGTAGCGTACTTTTTATGGTGCAATTTCGCTACGTTACCAACTCTTATTTATGACTGCGTTTAATGAAAGTGTTTTTgtgatgtgtctaataaaaatgtttttttatGACTGTgtctaatagaagtgtctttgcaGATGTATTTTTTAGATATGTTTCTTTATacgtgtttaaaatataataattaattattgttgataaTAAATTGGTAGATAGTATATTAGTATCCTATATTAGTATCCTATATCAGAGCATCAATCCTGTTATTCCGTCTTCTGGCCAAAGCAATGTTATGGAAGTATCTGGTATTCCTATCCATGTTTGCAGCATGCTTAGACCGAGACATCTGTTTCCAGTGCATTTCCTTTCTAATATACCATTTTGAACAAAAGCTCACAAGTGCCTTCCTTCTAGCCTCCGTTGTACCATCATAAACTCCATCACTGACTGAATTGTCCAGCTTGGTGAGCTCCTCCTCAAACCTCACGAGTCTCTTATCCATGTCCCGGAAGTTATCCTTGTGCCATTGCCGCAGTTGTATTGCTAGAGCCCTCAGCTTGCACGGGAACTGCGCTTCTCCGAGGCTTCGCCACTCATCCTTCACCATTCTCAGAAATCCCTCATGCGTAAACCAGGCGTCTAAACTTCTGAATGGTCTAGGGGGCCCCGTTACTCTTGTTAGTTCCATGATCACTGGGCAGTGATCAGACAATCCCCTTGGGACACCCTTAATCCTAATATCCGGAAACACCTCAGTCCATTCAACATTAACCATCACCCTATCAATCCGACTACAGGAACGCCCCCTAAACCATGTATACTTCCTATCAGTAAGAGGCAAATCTATCAACTGCATGTCTCGCACCCATTCCTTAAATTCCTCCGATGACGCCATCAAGCTAGTAGCTCCTTTACGATCCTCTACTTGTAGAATTTCATTAAAGTCTCCGAGAAAACAGAAAGGAATCTGACACAACCCCGCCACATAGCTCAGTTCCTCCCACACCTCCCTCTTTGCCTCCCTCCCATGCGCCCCGTACACCAAACAGAAAGCACATCGGAAGTTGGTCTTTGTTAAAACGCCTTCAACACACAGCCACCTCTCACCTTTATACCTTTGATCTACTTGAAACACTCCTTCATCCCAAATTAATAGCAGACCCCCCGCCATTCCTGCAGATTCCACAAACTCCCAACCAGCAGTACTAGATCCCCAAAGCCTTGCAACCTCATATTTAGTAATCACTTCTTTTTTTGTTTCAAGCAATCCCAACATGTTCAAATTATATTTATTCTTCAAAGATTTCAGCATGCTTAATTTACCGTCCCCCTCCaccccctaatattccaacaGCTCACAATCATTTAAATAAAGATTTGCTCACCTTATTTTGATTTTTTGGTCGACTCCTTCTCGCCTTTTCCTTTTGCTTCGCCAGTTTTTTCTTAGCTGCTATTTCTTCATTTTGTGCTTGCAAAATCGCCATAATATCTTCTTCCTCATCGCATAAAACCGCTCCTGATTCCACAGCCAATGCCCAGGTTGCTTGATTCTCCTGGCGTTGCTCTTTCTGTGTCCCCTCGCCTTCTAAATGGCTAACTGTGCCCTGCCTAGCCCCTGCTCCTGCCCCCCGGGCATTGCCACAGGCAGCCACCTCCGGGACGTCCCTCACTGCGTTTCCCTGTGCTCCCGAGGTACCATCCTTCCCCATTAGGCATTATTGATAAAATATTCCAAAATAATTTTACTTCCCATATTGTCATGATTGCTTTTAATTGAACGATGATTTAGGACAATGATATGCTAATAATTGTTGCCCAGCTCAAGGAAAAATAAGTTTCGCTATTAgcgatataaaattttttaaaattaaatgaagtgtttactcttaaaaaaaaatcaacacgGAAACCTAAATTAAAAGAGAGAAATTATTACCAtaatagaaaagaagaaagaaaaattgtttaccaaaataataagaaaaagacTCCGCAATATTAATATAccatgctttttttttcttttttttttttattgtctaAAATCATAGGGAATAAGACCTCCCAGCATTTTGGACAGCAGTGTAACTAAGCGAAATAATTTGAGTCCACCAGAATCCACATGAAACAGAGTTTGCAGAGTGAAAGTATGTTGGAATCTGATTTCACCGAATgagagaaaaatagaaaacacaGGAATGGAATACATCCACCCATCACTCATCCTTGGACTTTACTTGTACACTCCCACCAATCACAATTTCCGTAACAATTGGCCAAACATATGATAATACTAACACATAAATTTTCAATAATATTATTCATACatcaaagattttttttttatatttgtagaAAAtacaattattattaaaatattatgtatttgaattattttttaattaacaaaacaaaaaatatatatttgtgTTAAACCTTTTAGTAtgaataaaataacaaataatggtGCCACTATCTCTGTGTGTTCCTTCTCAACATATTATTGAGAGGagattttgtaataattttactTCCCATATTGTTATCATCGCCTTTGAGTAATTCAGAATGATGGGTTTAGGACGGtgatatattaataatttttgccAAGTTCAAGGAAAAATAAgctccttttttttctctctttaaaATGTATTGTTATTCAGATAGCAATTTTGTTTATGTTTTAACTAATTTAGTATAAAAGACTTTAACAAAATGTTCACTTCCAAGTCCTAGCTTTTTAGGGACATAAATTCTTAACAAAATCTATTATATTATATTCTTAATGTTGTTCTTAGGTTCTTTTAACAACCGGTTCTTCTAAAATTTTGTCTTTAATGTTTAATTATATACCACTAAACACAATTCTTATCTTAAATATATGTTATTAAGATTGATCtgaactccatttaagggtctgccgctggccaatgaaTTGCTGCATGCATAAGGTAGGGTTCGAACTCCCGACActtacttaagcggacgagtgagttgaccactcgaccaacccaagttagTTAGGATTGCTAATGTTACTTGTtgtcttatattttatttaaaaaattgtttGTTTCTAGGAAAGTATAGTCACTTAGACATACAAATTACTTGGTAAAAgagtttttatactaaaattactaaaaaatgattaaattagttaatatttAATGAAAAAGACCAAAATTTTCTATAAATTGATAACTATATTCTTAGGTGAGTTAAgtcattttactttttatttgttCAAATTGACTATGAAACTCAAATTCTTATTGCTATTATTTTGTAAAATATGAGTAGAGAATTAACGAATTAAGGATATTATTaactttatatataaaaataattaggNNTAAccaattaaagtattaaacatgCACAATTTTAAATAGTAAATACTTATTATAAAGGAAGGGCCTTTCCTTCTTCAGAGTACAAGGTGTACTACTGAGACTGAGAGATCAACCTTCACTAGCTGATTTGAAACGAGAGAGAGAAATCAGAAATGGAGGTAGGGTTCTTGGGTCTAGGGATAATGGGCAAGGCCATGTCCATGAACCTTCTACGCCATGGATTCAAGGTCACTGTTTGGAATAGGACTCTCTCAAAGGTCTTAACTTTCTCTAACTTCCCTTCTCATATTCAATGCAATTCCTACTGTTCCTGCAACTTCACTCTCGAACCTTCCATTTTCAATCTGATTCATCATATGGGGTGttaccaaaattttatttttccagCTCCAAATCTCAATTGGCTTGcactttgaaaaaaaataaaaatctgattttttttattataatttcttcCTACATAATATTGGTTATTAATGGTTCTggattttgatttatttattttgcatTCGCTATTGGTTTTtcagttttcttttttttttctttttaatttatagtTTCATTTCATGTGCAATAATCATACTTAAAAGGAAGAAATTATGCAGAAAGTTATATTTGCTGATACATAATTCCAAGAATTTTGGAGAGCAGTTTAGCAACCAGTCTGAATTTTTCACACGTTGTTTACATGATATCAAATTAGTGAAGATAACAAAATTGTGTTTGGGGGGTGGGGGGAAGAAAAGTGGAACAAATTAGAGAAAGTTTATGTAATTTGTAGTATGGGTGTTTATATGTCCTATTCTTTGTATATTATTAAGCATTAAGTTCTCACCATAAAAGTACTATGAACTTTGATTTTGAATATTCTGCTAGTGGCCTAAAGTTTTCCATGCTTTTGCAACCTCTAATAATCTAATTTGTAGTGTGATGAACTTGTGGAACATGGTGCTTCAATTGGAGAAACCCCTGCAGCTGTGATCAAGAAATGCAAGTATACAAT from Arachis ipaensis cultivar K30076 chromosome B02, Araip1.1, whole genome shotgun sequence harbors:
- the LOC107626598 gene encoding uncharacterized protein LOC107626598; translated protein: MGKDGTSGAQGNAVRDVPEVAACGNARGAGAGARQGTVSHLEGEGTQKEQRQENQATWALAVESGAVLCDEEEDIMAILQAQNEEIAAKKKLAKQKEKARRSRPKNQNKGVEGDGKLSMLKSLKNKYNLNMLGLLETKKEVITKYEVARLWGSSTAGWEFVESAGMAGGLLLIWDEGVFQVDQRYKGERWLCVEGVLTKTNFRCAFCLVYGAHGREAKREVWEELSYVAGLCQIPFCFLGDFNEILQVEDRKGATSLMASSEEFKEWVRDMQLIDLPLTDRKYTWFRGRSCSRIDRVMVNVEWTEVFPDIRIKGVPRGLSDHCPVIMELTRVTGPPRPFRSLDAWFTHEGFLRMVKDEWRSLGEAQFPCKLRALAIQLRQWHKDNFRDMDKRLVRFEEELTKLDNSVSDGVYDGTTEARRKALVSFCSKWYIRKEMHWKQMSRSKHAANMDRNTRYFHNIALARRRNNRIDALI